One window of the Triticum dicoccoides isolate Atlit2015 ecotype Zavitan chromosome 3B, WEW_v2.0, whole genome shotgun sequence genome contains the following:
- the LOC119280630 gene encoding expansin-A24-like, whose translation MAPARVVAVMLLAVGSVLLSVAADTTTVPSPEPFIWQKAHATFYGGADASDTMGGACGYGNLFSKGYGTRTAALSTVLFNDGAACGQCYKIACGRKRADPLFCKPGVMVTVTATNFCPPNDALPNDDGGWCNTPRPHFDMAQPAWEKIGVYKGGIIPVMYQRVPCVKRGGVRFKINGHDYFNLVLVSNVAAAGSIKSMDVKSSDSDDWMPMARNWGANWHSLVNLTGKMLSFRLTNTDGHTIVFNDVVPKGWTFGQSFVSKLQF comes from the exons ATGGCTCCAGCTCGAGTTGTCGCCGTGATGCTGCTGGCGGTTGGCAGTGTGCTGCTGTCTGTGGCTGCGGACACCACAACTGTGCCATCCCCAGAACCGTTCATCTGGCAGAAGGCGCATGCGACATTCTACGGTGGCGCTGACGCCTCCGACACAATGG GTGGTGCGTGCGGGTATGGCAACCTCTTCTCCAAAGGATACGGGACACGCACGGCCGCTCTGAGCACCGTGTTGTTTAATGATGGCGCCGCGTGCGGGCAGTGTTACAAGATTGCATGCGGCCGCAAGCGTGCGGACCCATTGTTTTGCAAGCCCGGCGTTATGGTCACTGTCACTGCCACAAACTTCTGTCCGCCCAACGACGCCCTCCCAAATGATGATGGCGGCTGGTGCAACACGCCAAGGCCGCACTTTGATATGGCCCAACCAGCCTGGGAGAAGATCGGTGTTTATAAAGGTGGCATCATCCCCGTCATGTACCAAAG AGTTCCGTGCGTGAAGCGGGGTGGTGTGAGGTTCAAAATCAATGGTCACGATTACTTCAATCTTGTGCTTGTGAGCAATGTTGCTGCAGCAGGATCGATCAAGTCCATGGATGTCAAGAGCTCTGATTCTGATGACTGGATGCCTATGGCACGCAATTGGGGCGCTAACTGGCACTCGTTGGTGAACCTGACTGGAAAGATGCTCTCTTTCAGACTAACAAACACTGATGGACACACTATTGTGTTTAACGATGTTGTGCCAAAGGGGTGGACCTTCGGGCAATCCTTTGTTAGCAAATTGCAATTCTAG